In a single window of the Bacillus clarus genome:
- the ybaK gene encoding Cys-tRNA(Pro) deacylase translates to MKKDKTNAMRILDKEKIEYAMMSYDSDDGKIDGVSVAGKIGREVREVYKTLIAQGTSKDYYVFIIPVEEELNLKAGAKTVGEKKIEMIPVKDITKVSGYIRGGCSPVGMKKLFVTCVDASSKSLETIIVSGGKIGVQIELKVEDLAKVTRAKFGDVTK, encoded by the coding sequence ATGAAAAAAGATAAAACGAATGCGATGCGAATATTGGATAAAGAAAAAATAGAGTATGCAATGATGTCATATGATTCAGATGATGGGAAAATTGACGGGGTTTCAGTTGCTGGGAAAATTGGAAGAGAAGTGAGAGAGGTATATAAAACACTTATCGCCCAAGGAACTAGTAAAGATTATTACGTTTTTATAATTCCTGTAGAAGAGGAGCTCAATTTAAAAGCTGGGGCAAAAACGGTTGGTGAAAAGAAGATAGAAATGATCCCAGTAAAAGATATTACGAAAGTTTCAGGATACATTCGCGGTGGATGCTCTCCAGTTGGAATGAAAAAATTATTCGTAACTTGTGTAGATGCAAGTAGCAAATCGCTTGAAACGATTATTGTGAGTGGCGGCAAAATCGGTGTCCAAATAGAGCTGAAAGTGGAAGATTTAGCAAAAGTAACGAGAGCAAAATTTGGCGATGTGACGAAATGA